In a single window of the Roseofilum reptotaenium CS-1145 genome:
- a CDS encoding cyanophycinase — translation MSEVSKPAGSLVIIGGALRYNNHEVWQRIVELSGGKGAKIAVFPTASRNPQKTNYTVNALNEQGAEAIAIPVAVKNRDVDYRKAVYDPQLLAQVRECNGVFFTGGDQSYITQALYAESGGHTPMLDVIWEIYRQGGVVAGTSAGAAIMSTTMFRHPPDILDVMKFGVHWGREINRGLGFIGPDFFVDQHFLVRGRLGRSLVIMQTIGYKLGFGIDENTALVVQNDEAEVIGDQGVLVMDLSEAYDDPKIPEFNLDGIRLSYLGKGDRYHLQTQKISLSQIKLNGDKIDPNDPYFQPYMSGDRFYPDLLAHSVLDDLLAHLIDSQQQEAIALAFNPLSSDRKACLGFKFTFWKGQDSLGYYTGALGVTSYTVLNIYAAVKPIQMKPVLYDELKSP, via the coding sequence ATGTCTGAAGTCTCTAAACCGGCTGGATCGCTAGTGATTATTGGGGGGGCACTCCGGTATAATAACCATGAAGTTTGGCAGCGAATTGTGGAATTATCCGGGGGAAAAGGGGCTAAAATTGCAGTTTTTCCCACAGCAAGTCGTAATCCTCAAAAGACCAATTATACAGTTAATGCTTTAAATGAACAGGGTGCAGAGGCGATCGCCATTCCGGTGGCGGTAAAAAATCGTGATGTAGATTACCGAAAAGCCGTTTATGACCCCCAACTGTTAGCTCAAGTTCGTGAATGTAATGGAGTTTTTTTCACGGGTGGAGATCAGTCCTATATTACCCAAGCTTTGTATGCAGAATCGGGTGGACATACCCCTATGCTCGATGTCATTTGGGAGATTTATCGTCAAGGAGGAGTGGTTGCAGGAACCAGTGCGGGAGCAGCGATCATGAGTACTACCATGTTTCGCCATCCTCCTGATATTTTAGATGTGATGAAATTTGGGGTTCACTGGGGAAGAGAAATTAATCGAGGGTTAGGCTTTATTGGCCCAGATTTTTTTGTCGATCAGCATTTTTTAGTCCGAGGACGGTTAGGGCGATCGCTCGTCATTATGCAAACTATTGGTTATAAACTGGGATTTGGTATTGATGAAAATACGGCTCTCGTAGTGCAAAATGATGAAGCCGAAGTCATTGGCGATCAAGGGGTGCTAGTAATGGATTTATCAGAGGCCTATGATGACCCCAAAATCCCCGAATTCAATCTTGATGGCATTCGACTCAGTTATTTAGGAAAAGGCGATCGCTACCACTTGCAAACCCAAAAAATAAGCTTAAGCCAAATTAAGTTAAATGGTGATAAAATTGACCCGAACGATCCCTATTTTCAGCCTTATATGAGCGGCGATCGCTTCTACCCCGATTTATTAGCTCATAGCGTCCTTGATGATCTCCTTGCTCACCTTATTGATAGTCAACAACAGGAAGCGATTGCTCTAGCGTTTAACCCCTTATCCTCAGATCGCAAAGCCTGTCTAGGTTTTAAGTTTACATTTTGGAAAGGACAAGATAGTCTAGGATATTACACGGGTGCATTGGGCGTAACGA
- a CDS encoding CHAT domain-containing protein, whose translation SDDPGSNFGEPGSDGPGGNFGEPGSDDPGSNFGEPGSDGPGGNFGEPGFDGPGGDRAPAPDPDPQERSQPQAGPEPAEDQPGPRQPSAQGEEGQDAGQPSPNAPAADRVARVEGLREARANVHTEIDAGYFNDAVLSIDGLFSDELSVYTGEEYEVDENLQSVEKFQERLAEIEELTGKTTVISYVIARPDQLDLILVTPRGDSIYTSVPEAKREELLEAIQNFRGELTNPRKRNSTSYLPYAQKLYQWLIAPIEDQLEEVGADVLVFSMDVGLRSLPVAALHDGEQFLVEKYNLGLIPSLLLTDTRYQSLENAEVLAFGASQFSQQAPLPAVPIELDTITKDLWRGKSFLNNDFTLNNLMSQRQFSPSAIVHLATHAEFKPGSPQNSYIQLWNEQLTLDNLRTLGWDNPQVELLVLSACRTAVGDPSAELGFAGLAVQAGVKTAVASLWYVSDEGTLALMTQFYDYLRNAQLKSDALREAQLAMLRGQVSIEGGQLRATRGGNVSLPSVLADVPERHLAHPYYWSGFTMIGSPW comes from the coding sequence GTTCCGATGATCCTGGAAGTAATTTTGGTGAACCCGGTTCCGATGGTCCTGGAGGTAATTTTGGTGAACCCGGTTCCGATGATCCTGGAAGTAATTTTGGTGAACCCGGTTCCGATGGTCCTGGAGGTAATTTTGGTGAACCCGGTTTCGATGGTCCTGGAGGAGATCGCGCTCCTGCTCCAGACCCAGATCCGCAAGAGAGATCGCAACCCCAAGCTGGCCCTGAACCCGCAGAAGACCAACCTGGCCCCCGACAACCTAGTGCTCAGGGAGAAGAAGGCCAGGACGCTGGCCAACCCAGCCCAAATGCTCCTGCCGCTGACCGAGTTGCTCGTGTAGAAGGGTTGAGAGAGGCACGAGCCAATGTGCATACGGAGATAGATGCTGGCTATTTCAATGATGCGGTGTTATCCATTGATGGATTATTTAGTGATGAATTATCCGTTTATACTGGAGAAGAATATGAAGTTGATGAGAATCTTCAATCTGTCGAAAAATTCCAAGAGCGTCTAGCTGAAATTGAGGAACTGACTGGCAAAACAACTGTGATTTCTTATGTGATCGCTCGACCCGATCAACTGGATTTAATCTTAGTCACTCCGAGAGGAGATTCAATCTACACCAGTGTTCCAGAGGCAAAACGAGAGGAGTTACTCGAAGCGATCCAAAACTTCAGAGGCGAATTGACCAATCCTCGTAAACGCAATAGCACCAGTTATTTGCCCTATGCACAAAAACTCTATCAATGGTTAATTGCACCCATAGAAGATCAGTTAGAAGAGGTTGGAGCAGATGTTTTAGTCTTCAGTATGGATGTGGGATTGCGATCGCTCCCTGTGGCAGCTCTGCATGATGGCGAACAATTTCTAGTAGAGAAATATAATTTGGGATTAATTCCTTCGCTATTGCTCACCGATACCCGATACCAATCCTTAGAAAATGCCGAAGTCCTAGCCTTTGGAGCCTCTCAGTTTAGTCAACAAGCACCTTTACCCGCAGTTCCTATCGAGCTGGATACGATCACGAAGGATTTATGGAGAGGCAAATCCTTTTTAAATAACGACTTTACCCTCAATAACTTGATGTCTCAACGCCAGTTTTCCCCTTCGGCGATCGTGCATTTAGCAACCCATGCTGAATTCAAGCCTGGATCTCCTCAAAATTCTTATATTCAACTGTGGAATGAACAACTGACCTTAGATAATTTAAGAACATTAGGATGGGATAATCCCCAAGTTGAACTTTTGGTGTTAAGTGCCTGTCGTACCGCAGTTGGCGATCCATCCGCAGAGTTAGGATTTGCAGGATTGGCCGTACAAGCGGGGGTGAAAACGGCTGTAGCGAGTCTTTGGTATGTGTCTGATGAGGGAACATTAGCCCTGATGACCCAATTCTATGATTACTTGAGGAATGCCCAGCTTAAATCCGATGCTCTCCGAGAGGCACAGCTTGCTATGCTTAGGGGTCAAGTGAGTATTGAAGGAGGACAATTACGGGCCACTCGAGGTGGAAATGTTTCTCTACCTTCGGTATTAGCCGATGTGCCAGAGCGACATTTAGCCCATCCCTATTATTGGTCGGGGTTTACGATGATTGGTTCGCCTTGGTAA